The Marinobacter bohaiensis genome segment TCCGCAACGGCTCTGAGCACAATTTCCTCCGCTACATGCCGGCCGACGCCCGCCAGCCGATCTACGATCACTGGTACCAGGGGGCCGCGGCGATCAAGAACGCCATCACCTACACCGACCTGGATCGGCAGACGCCGTCCACCCTGGATTTTTCCAGCCTCGGCCAGCGGCCGGACGAGCGCGCCCTGATGACCCGTTTCAGTGAACTGCTGACCCAGCGCGCTGCGGACGTGGCCGGCCCGCCGGATACTCTCAACCGCTGCAGCGGATCCGGTTGCGACCGGCCGGGCATCAGTGTCGCGCAACGCCAGGTTGAGGCGATCCTGCGGCCTTTGACCGGGGAAACCGGCGCCACCCTGCCGGCGATCAAGCAGCTTCCCGAAGTCACCTTCCTGCGGATCACCGACGGCGATCAGCGCTGGGTGTACACGCTGGTCCATAACCGGCTGCATGAGAACGTGGCCTTCATGTTTGCCGAAGACAGCCGGCTCACGCCGGAGGAGGACACGGTAACCGTGATGGAGGGAACGCTCGGCAGCTACCCGAATTTCAGCTTTGATATCCCGCTCGAGGACCTGGATGTGTTTGTCTCGGCCCTGTGCCGGGTGGATAGCCGCGATGGATTGCACGATCTGGCCGCGCGCTGGGGCGTACGACGAACCAGCCCGCAGTTCTGGTCGATCCTGGCGGATTTCAGGCGCTACGTGGAGGACACCGATCCGGAGCAGGCGGGGATTTTCGACGTGAACCGATACGAGAATCTCTGATGCTCTGCAAGCAGGTGCTCTGAAAACATTGGAGTGCGGCAGGGCCTGCTGGCCCCGCCGCTTCGGTTTGCCAGGCCGCTATCGAGTGGCCATCGAGTCGCTCTCGGCCGCGCTGACCTGGAACTGACTGGTCAGCTGCTTGAGTTTATGGGCGGCGCTGTGGGTGGTCTCCGAACTGGCGTTGAGCTCGGCGATGAGCCGGTTCATCAGGGTGGCGCCTTCGGCCACGCCGGACGTCTGCTGGCTCTGGGACTGGTTGGTCTGCTCGATCCGGGCGATGGCGCCGAACAGGGCCTCCACCATCTGATGCAGGGCGTCGTTGTCCTCGGCGGCGGTCTCGGCCTGTTGCAGTCGTTGCTCCATCTCGCTCATGCCGCTTTCCATGGTGGTCACCGCCTGGCGGGTGTCCTCCTGCACCCGTTGTAGCCGTTCCTCAATGTCCTGGGTTGCCTTGGTGGTACGACTGGCGAGTTGCCGCACCTCGTCGGCGACCACCGCAAAGCCGTTGCCGTGTTCCCCGGCCCGGGCCGCCTCGATGGCTGCGTTCAGCGCCAGCAGGTTGGTCTGCTCGGCGATGGCGCTGATCTCCGCCGCGGTGCGGGTGATTTCCTCGGTGCTGTCGCTGGCGCTGCGGATGCTGCCGGCGGATTTGCTGACAACGTCACGGATACCCTGGGCCTCGCGGTTGATCATGCCCAACTGGTCCCGCGCCCGGGCCACCACGCTCTCCATGCTGGTGCGCATCTGCTGGGCGGTTTCCGAGGCGTTCTCGATCTCGTGTTGCTGCTGGCGGGCGCCGTCCACCATGCGTTCGATGTCCTGCATCACCTGCTGGATGTTGTCGTCGGCCACCCGATTCTGGTCAAGCAGGTCGTTGCTGGCGGAGCGGGAGTCCGTGGCCAGGGCGATGACCTGACCGACCATACCGTCCAGGCTGTCGATAAAACTGTTGATCCAGCGCGCCAGGTCGCCGGTCTCGTCCCGCTTCATGGCGGTCACGTCCAGTCGCTGGCGCAGATTGCCGCCGCCTTCGGCGATGTTGCGGATCACGTCCGCCATCGACGCCATGCGATGGGCCAGCGGGCGCGCACTGGTCAGCCGGAACACGCCGATGCCCAGCAGGGTCAGGCCGACCTGGGCGGCGACGTTGATCCAGAAGCCGACGCCGGTAGACAGCAGGGCGACCTGCACCAGGCACAACAGCGTGGCGAACAGGCCGAAGCTCCGGGTCAGTTGATAGGACACCGAGCGGCGCCGGTAGACTTCCTCCAGATCACCCTCGCACATCATGCCCCAGCGGTCCGGCGACCCCGGCAACTGGAAGGTCACGCCCTTGCCGATGACCGGGAAGTGGCGGTAGTCGGAGTAGCCCGGGTATTTGACGTAGAGGTTGTCGCCCCGGGCGATGGTCTCACGTACGCCCGGGTGCAGCTGGCCGGTGGCCGGGTCGGTGAAGCGGATCTCGAACTCGGTGTGCTCGCGGATACTGACCACGCCGAAGCCGGTGTCGATCCCGTCCTTGAGGTTGTCGCCGTGGCTGAAGGTGGCGTCTTCGAAGCGTGAGCGGGACAGGGCCGCGCCCTGGGGAATCGACGGATCGAACTGACTGTCGATCATGAAGATGTAGTTGTCGCCGGATTCCTCAAACACGTGGCCCGCTTCGCGCTGGATCAGGTCGCTCATCACGTCGTTGGGAATGCGGGCGCACAGCGCGCCGCGTTCGCCGTTGGGTCCGGTCAGCGGCTGGTAGAACATCAGCGTTACCGCGTCGTGGAAACGGGATGAGGTGGGGCCCAGCTCCAGGGTCACCGGGTCGCGGTAGGGGCCGTGCAGGAAGCGGTCGTTCAACCCCTTGCTGACCGCCTTTTCGTTCAGGTCCCGGGCGCCGCAGCGGCGTTCGGTGGTGGACGCGATGACCCGGCCACTGTCATCAATGACGAACAGTTCGGACACCTCGCCCAGGCGGGCGGCGGCGCCCGCGAGGATGTCTCCGGTGGCATCGGGGAAGCGGGGCTCCAGGCGCTCCCGGAAACTGTCGAGGAAACTCCACTGACTGTCGGCCCAGCGCTGCAAAGCATTGACCCGGGTCGTGGCGATGCCCTGGAAGACCCGTTCGTTGTTGGCGTATCGGTCCCGGTTGAGGAAACAGGACCAGCCCATGGCCAGTTTGCCCATGCCGCCAAACCATGGCAGCCAGCGGCGCTCCTGGGTTGTCAGGTGCATGGTGTCACTTTTCAGAGTCATCGTGAGATTCGCCTCCCGTACAGCGGACTCGCCGTGGCACCACAATAGGGCGAGCCGGAAAAACATCGTGTCGTCGTTGTCGTGGCTGCAAGCGCCGGCATTCGGGCGTGTCCTGCAACATGTGAGGCTTTTGCAAACTTCAGGCCGGCCGGAGGATGGCGAAAAATAACGTGACACTCGTCACAAAAATGGGTGTCGAGATCTATGATGGTGCGATCGGCTAATAAAGAAACATTGCGTGATTTATTTTGGTGCGATGGATTGGGGCCGCGGAGGTTGGCCTCGCTCCCGGCATCCGCCAGAATAGCGGGAACGCGAAAGGATTACGGAAAATCACGCCATTTCGCGTATTTGAGGTCGATGTCCGCCGAATCATCCATACTGGTAGGGCGGTCGACCGCCTGCCCGGCGGTCCCGACAGCTGTTGCAAACCGGAATCAAGAGAGCGCGTGTGACTTCCTCCCAGATCAAGGAACGTATCGAGGCCCTGGAACAGTGGGTCCTGGCCAACCCCAATCCGCCCAGGCACTGGCCCTGGACCTGGCTTTATCGCGCCGGGCGGACCGTTTACGCCGTGGCCCGGGACGTGATCAACGGCCAGCTCACCCTGCACGCCATGAGCCTGGTGTACACCACACTGCTCAGTATCGTGCCCCTGCTGGCGCTGAGTTTCTCCGTGCTCAAGGCCATGGACGTGCACCAGCGCATCCAGCCGTTGCTGTTCCAATTCTTCGAGCCGATGGGGCCGAAAGGCATCGAGCTGGCGCAGCAGATCCTGGATTTCGTCGATAACATCAAGGTGGGGGTGCTCGGTTCGGTGGGCCTGGCGTTGCTGGTCTACACCGTGATTTCGCTGGTGCAGAAGATCGAGCGCTCCTTCAACATGATCTGGCGGGTGCCGCAGATGCGCTCCATGGCCCAGCGCTTCAGCAACTACCTCAGCGTGATCATGGTGGGGCCGCTGTTGATGGTCAGTGCCATCGGCATCTCGGCGGCGATCTTCTCGTCCACGGTGGTCCAGAGCCTGATGGCGGTTGAGCCGCTGGGGTCGGTGGTGGTTTTCCTGAGCCGCTTCACACCGTTCTTTCTGGTGGTGATTGCGTTCACCTTCACCTACGTGTTCATGCCCAACACCCGCGTGCGGGTACGCTATGCGCTGGTGGGCGGGCTGCTGGCCGGCATCGCCTGGCAGGCCGGGGGTTTCCTGTTCGCTTCGTTCGTGGCGGGGTCGGCCAAGTACGCGGCCATTTACTCGAGTTTTGCCATCGGTATCGTGCTGCTGATCTGGCTGTACCTGAACTGGCTGATCCTGCTGATCGGCGCCAGCGTGGTGTTCTACCTGCAGAACCCCGGTTCGGTGTCCAAGCGTTACCGGGTGCGGTTCTCTCCGGAACTGCAGGAGCAGGTGGCGCTGGTGATGATGTGGATGGTGTGCAAGCCGTTCAGCGAGGGGCGGTCGGCGCCGCAGCAGGAGGCACTGGAACAGCAGATGGGCGTGCCCGCGGAAGTGACCCGCCGGGTCAGTGACAAGCTGATTCGCGGCGGCGTGCTCAACCTCGCGGGCGCCGGTGGCGACGGCCTGGTGCCCGCCAAGGACCTGGACCTGATCACCGTTGACGAGATCCTGCATGTGGTGCGGGCCGACGAGGAACACCTGGTGCGGCGCCTGCCCCGGGTTTTGCCCGAATCCCTGAAGGCCCGCGTCAGCCGGGATGCCCGTACCATGTCCGAATTGGTGAAGGGCCCGCCGGCCTGACGTCCGGCTTCAGGTGCGCTGGGCGTCGCGCAGCATGTTGAGGAGGAGGGCGCGGATGCGCTCGAACTCGTCCGGCGCGAGGGCGAGCGCCTCGACCAGGACGTCCTCCGGCAGGTTGCGCTGGTGGGCATCGCGCAGTACCTCCCGGGTCCCCAGGATCATGCCGTCGTTGAGCGGTGTGTGGGTGCGGCCCCGCACCGGGCGCTCGGTGCTCAGCAGGTGGGCCTGGTAGCGCGGCGGCAGGTTCCAGGCCACCGCCAGCAGGCGAGTCACGGTCCAGTCGTTGGCGCGCAGCGCGGCGTGGATCACGGCCGGCTCCGGCGCGGCGCCGTCCTGGCGCTCGCGGTAGAGCCGCACCACTTCCCGGTACAGGGTCAGGTGGGCCATGGCCGGAATCAACCCCACCAGGAAGAAGGCGTTGCCGTCGTCGCCCCGGGCGTTGGCGATCAGTTCCGCCGAACGCGCGCAAGCCAGGCCCCAGCGCCAGACGCGCTGGGCGAACAGCGCCTCGTGACTGTTGCGGGCGGTCATCATCGGGCGCATCACCGCCGCTGCAGCGACGCTGCGCACGCCGTCCAGCCCCAGCCGGAAGATGGCCTGCTCCACGGTTTCGATGAGGTGTTCGCCGGGCCGAAAAAACGGGCTGTTGGACATGTGCAGCAGCTGGTCGGTCAGCGCCGGATCCGCCAGGATGATCTCCGCCAGTTCCTTGCGACTGACGTCCTCGTGGGTCAGCGCCCGCAGCAGCATGGGCAGCACGTTGGGCTGACGCGGCAGTTCGTTGAGGGCGCCGCTGCGTAACTGGTCCGCGAGAGCGGTGAGGACGACCGGCGTCATCGGTGTGTCGCGCTCGATCGTGGCGGGTCCGGCGTCCAGCAGCCAGCAGAAGAGGTGGTTTTCCAGTTGATCCAGGGCGCTGTGGGAAGGCTGGTTGTCCGGGTCGGGCCCGTCCGGTGCGTCGGGCTTTGTATCGAGAGGCGGCGCGGTTTCAGGAACCGACGCCGGGATCTTGGGTTTCAGCCAGTTGAACAGGCGCCACATTCGTTGGACCTCGGAAGCCTTTATTGCTCTTGTCAGCCACTGGTCGGCAACCGCCAGCCGCTGTTTTCAGGATAGCATCGCGAACGATTCGAATCGTCACAGTCCGTCAAATAGTGCGACAGATTCTGCGTGCGAACAATGCGGCTTCCGGCTAATCGCGCCCACTCAGAATCCGGCCAGGCGCTCCCCGAAGACAAACACGAACTGAGCCACACCCGCCGCAAAACCCAGGGCGGCCCCCACCAGGATCAGCTTGATCTCGTCTTCCTGGAAGCAGGGCCGCAGCAGGTCCTGGAACTCTTCCGAGCTGAGCGCCACCATGCGCTCGACCATGATGCTCTCCACCGCCTCGGCGCGGTCTTTCTCGAACACCGGGTTGTGGAAGGAGGTGGCGGAAATCTGCAGCGCCTTTTCACCCACCTGCTGCTTGAGGGTGGCGAAGCCGGTGGGCCCGAAGGCCATCTGGGTCAGGGCTTTGCCCATGCCGGCGGTTTCGTCCACCAGCGGCTTGATGTGCTTCTTCACCATGTTCTGGGCGCGTGCGCCGTTGGGGCCGTTGAGCACGGCGTTGATGATGTTGCCCACGGTCAGGATTTCATGGGTGACGATGTGGCAGAAGGAATCGGCCACTTCGCGCTGGCGCTTGAGGAACAGCCCCTGGATCCGCACCGGCCCCACGGTGTGCTCATGCAGGGGGCGGAAGATCACGTTCAACGCAATCCAGTTGGTGGCCCAGCCCACCAGCAGACCGAAGAACGGGAGCACCCACCAGGCCTGGTAGACGTACCACACGGCCATCTGCACCAGGCCGAAGAGGAAACCGAAGTAGAGGCCTGAATTGACGATGAAGCGGAACTCCTTCTCGCCGCACTCGAGGAAGATGCGGTTGAGCAGGCGCTTGTCCCGGGCCAACTGGTCGATGACCATCCCCTTGATGTCCAGCAGCCCCTCGATGTTGGCGGAGAGGTCGTCCACCAGGTTGCCGACCAGGCCGGGAATGGCCTTGCGCACCCGCTCGTACACCATGTTGCGGGCGGACTGGGGCAGATTCTCCCAGA includes the following:
- a CDS encoding methyl-accepting chemotaxis protein, whose amino-acid sequence is MTLKSDTMHLTTQERRWLPWFGGMGKLAMGWSCFLNRDRYANNERVFQGIATTRVNALQRWADSQWSFLDSFRERLEPRFPDATGDILAGAAARLGEVSELFVIDDSGRVIASTTERRCGARDLNEKAVSKGLNDRFLHGPYRDPVTLELGPTSSRFHDAVTLMFYQPLTGPNGERGALCARIPNDVMSDLIQREAGHVFEESGDNYIFMIDSQFDPSIPQGAALSRSRFEDATFSHGDNLKDGIDTGFGVVSIREHTEFEIRFTDPATGQLHPGVRETIARGDNLYVKYPGYSDYRHFPVIGKGVTFQLPGSPDRWGMMCEGDLEEVYRRRSVSYQLTRSFGLFATLLCLVQVALLSTGVGFWINVAAQVGLTLLGIGVFRLTSARPLAHRMASMADVIRNIAEGGGNLRQRLDVTAMKRDETGDLARWINSFIDSLDGMVGQVIALATDSRSASNDLLDQNRVADDNIQQVMQDIERMVDGARQQQHEIENASETAQQMRTSMESVVARARDQLGMINREAQGIRDVVSKSAGSIRSASDSTEEITRTAAEISAIAEQTNLLALNAAIEAARAGEHGNGFAVVADEVRQLASRTTKATQDIEERLQRVQEDTRQAVTTMESGMSEMEQRLQQAETAAEDNDALHQMVEALFGAIARIEQTNQSQSQQTSGVAEGATLMNRLIAELNASSETTHSAAHKLKQLTSQFQVSAAESDSMATR
- a CDS encoding YihY/virulence factor BrkB family protein; translated protein: MTSSQIKERIEALEQWVLANPNPPRHWPWTWLYRAGRTVYAVARDVINGQLTLHAMSLVYTTLLSIVPLLALSFSVLKAMDVHQRIQPLLFQFFEPMGPKGIELAQQILDFVDNIKVGVLGSVGLALLVYTVISLVQKIERSFNMIWRVPQMRSMAQRFSNYLSVIMVGPLLMVSAIGISAAIFSSTVVQSLMAVEPLGSVVVFLSRFTPFFLVVIAFTFTYVFMPNTRVRVRYALVGGLLAGIAWQAGGFLFASFVAGSAKYAAIYSSFAIGIVLLIWLYLNWLILLIGASVVFYLQNPGSVSKRYRVRFSPELQEQVALVMMWMVCKPFSEGRSAPQQEALEQQMGVPAEVTRRVSDKLIRGGVLNLAGAGGDGLVPAKDLDLITVDEILHVVRADEEHLVRRLPRVLPESLKARVSRDARTMSELVKGPPA
- a CDS encoding HDOD domain-containing protein produces the protein MWRLFNWLKPKIPASVPETAPPLDTKPDAPDGPDPDNQPSHSALDQLENHLFCWLLDAGPATIERDTPMTPVVLTALADQLRSGALNELPRQPNVLPMLLRALTHEDVSRKELAEIILADPALTDQLLHMSNSPFFRPGEHLIETVEQAIFRLGLDGVRSVAAAAVMRPMMTARNSHEALFAQRVWRWGLACARSAELIANARGDDGNAFFLVGLIPAMAHLTLYREVVRLYRERQDGAAPEPAVIHAALRANDWTVTRLLAVAWNLPPRYQAHLLSTERPVRGRTHTPLNDGMILGTREVLRDAHQRNLPEDVLVEALALAPDEFERIRALLLNMLRDAQRT
- a CDS encoding DUF445 domain-containing protein — protein: MTDLLHRPEFWQYLSIPVIAALIGWVTNWLAIKMTFYPLEFVGARPIWGWQGIIPSKARKMAAKSVDATISKIGTVQEIFQQIDPEVLGEYVIQTVEPRTEEYVDELMLREYPTFWENLPQSARNMVYERVRKAIPGLVGNLVDDLSANIEGLLDIKGMVIDQLARDKRLLNRIFLECGEKEFRFIVNSGLYFGFLFGLVQMAVWYVYQAWWVLPFFGLLVGWATNWIALNVIFRPLHEHTVGPVRIQGLFLKRQREVADSFCHIVTHEILTVGNIINAVLNGPNGARAQNMVKKHIKPLVDETAGMGKALTQMAFGPTGFATLKQQVGEKALQISATSFHNPVFEKDRAEAVESIMVERMVALSSEEFQDLLRPCFQEDEIKLILVGAALGFAAGVAQFVFVFGERLAGF